From Streptomyces qinzhouensis, one genomic window encodes:
- a CDS encoding BTAD domain-containing putative transcriptional regulator: MNTRTVVDGTDTTARTDTSAEVRLNLLGPLEVTRGHDVLPLGGPRRRAVLGCLLLRCNEVVPAGGLITALWGSTAPPSARKGVQNVVWHLRTALSAGAESTGPRLLTRPPGYLLRAEPDHVDLLRFQELAARGRALCADGLLPAASRVWREALALWRGPALSDLVETGVSWPELRALEEARLDVFEDYFDAELRLGHHHHILPRIRRVARDVRHRERLPAQLMTALYRCGRQGEALAVYRDFATALVAELGLEPGRELTELHRAVLAHDPGLLRPSHETSALVGAVRRRTGSPAVPAVSALPAGQDGPVHPAHVRSEVTAVLLRAVIRPPSAGADARGESGLAEVCRSARTEAERFGGGVAARLGALWLLVFTDTGTHDRDHARRAVSAALAVRHHFASDRWGASEVGVRAAVATGEVLIHYPGQAGAPLSIAGVAVDDAQNVLYDVDDGEVWVTEETFRRTAEHLEYRPVEHRAGAWAAHGAHPPGLRPTPTPAPTPLPGGPSGQPGPQPGSQPELPAELLAAAADDSAPRVLLVTGDAGMGKSRLLEEFERAVTASDRTSVVVRAPVAAVDDSTLRLLGTGLRDCCGITADDSGETAVRRLVEAIQRSGADDPDRYLARLAPLLDGTSADGDRGGRRVSQELLLAWWRLVTAAPVPHRRAVVLVDDLDLAGDELLDLIEGCAPGPGSSLVVAAARPALLDRRPGWSTAAGRPALTLRPWDTATVARHVAERAGQHPLGGRFARLLTEVTGGNPRMVAAYTGLLTVDGMRSACHDGGVVVPDEVRRRVRAELAALPGLLRHVAETVGVVGEAAWPAAVAEACGLAETEAVALLGELVRRRVLECGGGDGPGRRYGFRTVLERHVARSGWSAGDRLGAHRTVTEWLRRLDGDPGVSRHLRREALRLEAATGRGVDDLARRALAGQGTQEPPFVLGAGGRTAEYLALAETPSNRLVELDRVVRAWGSTAADHRTGGERRPGN; encoded by the coding sequence GTGAACACCCGGACCGTCGTGGACGGCACCGACACGACCGCACGGACGGACACCTCCGCCGAGGTCCGGCTGAATCTGCTGGGCCCGCTGGAAGTCACCCGCGGCCACGACGTTCTCCCCCTGGGCGGCCCGCGTCGCCGGGCGGTCCTGGGCTGTCTGCTGCTCCGGTGCAACGAAGTCGTACCGGCCGGCGGACTGATCACCGCCCTCTGGGGATCCACCGCGCCGCCGTCCGCGCGCAAGGGCGTGCAGAACGTCGTATGGCATCTGCGGACCGCGCTGTCGGCGGGGGCGGAGAGCACCGGCCCCCGGCTGCTCACCCGGCCCCCCGGCTATCTGCTGCGGGCCGAGCCCGACCACGTCGATCTGCTGCGGTTCCAGGAACTCGCCGCCCGGGGCAGGGCGCTCTGCGCGGACGGTCTGCTGCCCGCGGCGTCCCGCGTCTGGCGCGAGGCCCTCGCCCTGTGGCGGGGCCCCGCACTGTCCGACCTGGTGGAGACCGGGGTGTCCTGGCCGGAACTGCGGGCCCTGGAGGAGGCCAGGCTCGATGTCTTCGAGGACTACTTCGACGCGGAACTGCGCCTGGGCCACCACCATCACATCCTGCCGCGGATCCGCCGGGTCGCCCGCGACGTACGGCACCGGGAGAGACTGCCGGCCCAGCTGATGACGGCGCTGTACCGGTGCGGACGCCAGGGCGAGGCACTCGCCGTGTACCGGGACTTCGCCACCGCCCTCGTCGCCGAACTGGGGCTGGAACCGGGGCGCGAACTGACGGAGCTGCACCGGGCGGTCCTCGCCCACGACCCGGGACTGCTCCGCCCCTCGCACGAGACCTCCGCCCTCGTCGGAGCCGTACGCCGGCGGACCGGGTCCCCCGCGGTACCCGCCGTCTCCGCGTTACCCGCGGGCCAGGACGGTCCGGTCCATCCGGCGCACGTCCGCAGCGAGGTGACGGCGGTTCTGCTGCGGGCCGTGATCCGGCCGCCGTCCGCCGGTGCGGATGCCCGCGGCGAGAGCGGACTCGCGGAGGTATGCCGGTCGGCACGGACCGAGGCGGAGCGCTTCGGCGGCGGTGTCGCCGCGCGGCTCGGGGCCCTGTGGCTGCTGGTTTTCACCGACACCGGCACCCATGACCGGGACCACGCGCGCCGCGCGGTCTCGGCGGCGCTCGCCGTCCGGCACCACTTCGCGAGCGACCGCTGGGGGGCGTCCGAGGTGGGAGTCCGGGCCGCCGTCGCCACCGGAGAGGTCCTCATCCACTATCCGGGGCAGGCGGGCGCGCCGCTGTCCATCGCCGGGGTCGCGGTCGACGACGCGCAGAACGTGCTGTACGACGTCGATGACGGCGAGGTCTGGGTGACGGAGGAGACCTTCCGCCGGACGGCGGAGCACCTGGAGTACCGGCCGGTGGAGCACAGGGCGGGGGCCTGGGCGGCGCACGGCGCCCATCCGCCGGGACTTCGGCCGACCCCGACCCCGGCCCCGACGCCGCTGCCCGGCGGCCCTTCGGGGCAGCCGGGACCGCAGCCGGGATCGCAGCCGGAACTGCCGGCGGAACTACTGGCCGCGGCGGCGGACGACTCCGCACCCCGGGTGCTCCTGGTGACCGGTGACGCGGGCATGGGCAAGAGCCGGCTGCTCGAAGAGTTCGAACGGGCCGTGACGGCAAGCGACCGTACGTCCGTGGTGGTACGGGCCCCGGTGGCGGCGGTCGACGACAGCACCCTGCGATTGCTCGGCACCGGGCTGCGCGACTGCTGCGGGATCACGGCGGACGACTCCGGCGAAACCGCTGTGCGCAGGCTCGTGGAGGCGATTCAGCGGTCCGGCGCCGACGATCCCGACCGGTATCTGGCACGGCTGGCCCCACTGCTCGACGGTACGTCCGCGGACGGCGACCGGGGCGGCCGCCGGGTGTCCCAGGAGCTCCTGCTGGCCTGGTGGCGACTGGTCACGGCGGCCCCCGTGCCGCACCGGCGGGCCGTGGTACTGGTCGATGATCTCGACCTCGCCGGGGACGAACTGCTGGACCTGATCGAAGGGTGCGCGCCGGGACCCGGTTCGTCCCTGGTGGTCGCCGCCGCCCGCCCGGCCCTGCTGGACCGCAGGCCGGGCTGGAGCACGGCGGCGGGCCGCCCGGCGCTGACGCTCCGTCCCTGGGACACGGCGACGGTGGCGCGCCATGTGGCGGAACGAGCAGGGCAACATCCGCTCGGCGGGCGGTTCGCCCGGCTGCTCACCGAGGTGACCGGCGGCAATCCGCGGATGGTCGCGGCGTACACCGGCCTGCTCACGGTGGACGGTATGCGCTCGGCCTGCCACGACGGCGGTGTCGTCGTCCCGGACGAGGTACGCCGCCGGGTCAGGGCGGAGCTGGCCGCGCTCCCCGGTCTGCTGCGCCATGTCGCGGAGACGGTCGGGGTGGTCGGCGAGGCGGCCTGGCCCGCCGCCGTGGCGGAGGCGTGCGGTCTGGCCGAGACGGAGGCGGTGGCCCTGCTGGGCGAGCTGGTGCGGCGTCGGGTGCTGGAGTGCGGCGGCGGGGACGGTCCCGGGCGGCGCTATGGCTTCCGTACCGTACTGGAACGCCATGTGGCCCGGTCGGGGTGGTCCGCCGGCGACCGGCTCGGAGCGCACCGCACGGTGACCGAGTGGCTGCGGCGGCTCGACGGTGACCCGGGCGTCTCCCGGCATCTGCGCCGCGAGGCCCTCCGCCTGGAGGCCGCCACCGGGCGCGGTGTCGACGATCTGGCCCGGCGCGCCCTGGCCGGACAGGGCACGCAGGAGCCGCCGTTCGTCCTCGGCGCGGGCGGCCGAACGGCGGAGTATCTGGCGCTGGCCGAAACACCGTCCAATCGGCTGGTCGAGCTGGACCGGGTGGTCCGGGCGTGGGGGTCGACTGCGGCGGACCACCGGACCGGCGGGGAACGGCGACCGGGGAACTGA